A portion of the Oscillospiraceae bacterium genome contains these proteins:
- a CDS encoding glycerate kinase produces the protein MEKTLRSCADQIVEASIRAVLPDEAVRRALKDFHPEGRTVLVAAGKAAWQMAHAAVAVLGYVDGGVVVTKYDHVKGKIPGVTCCEAGHPVPDANSFAATQKALELVRGLQPEDTVLFLLSGGGSALFEKPLIPAEELQDITSQLLASGADIVEMNTIRKRLSGVKGGRFAQACAPAQVFSIVLSDILGDPLDMIASGPAVPDTSTCGQAIAIAEKYHLRLPTAAQELLRQETPKALTNVTTRITGSVRELCTAAAAACRALGYEPVLLTDRLCCEAREAGSFLGSVVRTHAGGGRKLAYIAGGETVVHLTGKGLGGRNQELALAAAPALAGLKHCCVFSVGSDGTDGPTDAAGGYVDGETEAALRAAGRDVYRTLADNDAYHALQAVGGLIRTGATGTNVNDVAVALVE, from the coding sequence ATGGAAAAAACGCTGCGCAGCTGCGCGGATCAGATCGTGGAAGCCAGCATCCGGGCGGTTCTGCCGGACGAGGCGGTCCGCCGTGCGCTGAAGGATTTTCACCCGGAAGGGCGCACGGTGCTGGTGGCCGCCGGAAAAGCCGCATGGCAGATGGCACATGCTGCCGTTGCCGTGCTGGGGTATGTGGACGGCGGTGTGGTCGTGACCAAATACGACCATGTAAAAGGGAAGATCCCCGGTGTGACCTGCTGCGAGGCAGGCCACCCGGTGCCGGACGCCAACAGCTTTGCCGCCACCCAGAAGGCGCTGGAGCTGGTGCGGGGTCTGCAGCCAGAGGACACGGTGCTGTTCCTGCTTTCCGGCGGCGGAAGTGCACTGTTTGAAAAGCCGCTCATCCCTGCAGAGGAGCTGCAGGACATTACGTCCCAGCTGCTGGCCAGCGGCGCAGACATCGTGGAGATGAACACCATCCGCAAGCGTCTGTCCGGCGTCAAGGGCGGGCGGTTCGCGCAGGCTTGCGCCCCGGCACAGGTGTTCAGCATCGTCCTCAGCGACATTCTGGGCGACCCGCTGGATATGATCGCCAGCGGCCCGGCGGTGCCGGACACCTCCACCTGCGGGCAGGCGATCGCCATTGCTGAGAAATACCACCTGCGCCTGCCGACCGCGGCACAGGAGCTGCTGCGGCAGGAGACCCCCAAGGCTCTGACCAACGTGACCACCCGCATCACCGGCAGTGTGCGGGAGCTGTGCACGGCAGCCGCTGCGGCCTGCCGTGCGCTGGGGTATGAGCCGGTGCTTCTCACTGACCGGCTCTGCTGCGAGGCGCGGGAGGCGGGCAGCTTCCTTGGTTCGGTGGTCCGCACCCATGCGGGCGGAGGCCGGAAGCTGGCTTACATTGCAGGCGGCGAGACCGTGGTGCACCTGACCGGCAAGGGCTTGGGCGGGCGCAACCAGGAGCTAGCCCTTGCGGCGGCTCCTGCGCTGGCCGGGCTGAAACACTGCTGTGTGTTCTCGGTGGGCAGCGACGGCACCGACGGCCCCACCGATGCCGCTGGCGGCTATGTGGACGGCGAGACGGAAGCCGCCCTTCGCGCAGCCGGGCGGGACGTGTACCGCACCCTCGCCGACAACGACGCCTACCATGCTTTGCAGGCGGTGGGCGGGCTCATCCGCACGGGCGCTACCGGCACGAACGTCAACGACGTGGCCGTGGCGCTGGTGGAGTGA
- a CDS encoding class C sortase, whose translation MKKHSGTILLVLIFFVGLAVMLYPTISDYINQRNQTRVVNSYAQQVDGLSDADYTAYFDAADVFNQKIAADPDALYHADRFSTYSTTLDVTGTGIMGYITIPRIGVELPIYHGTSDAVLQVAAGHLEGTSLPVGGESTHAVISAHRGLPSAKLFTHLDRLEVGDTFTITVLDRELTYEVDKISIVLPTEVDELKVVDGKDYVTLMTCTPYGINTHRLLVRGHRVTALENLKRIRVSADATRIEPILIAPLLAVPLLLLLLIGLLVSGRKRKQK comes from the coding sequence ATGAAAAAGCACTCCGGCACCATCCTGCTCGTCCTCATTTTCTTTGTGGGCCTTGCGGTGATGCTCTACCCTACCATCAGCGATTACATCAACCAGCGCAACCAGACCAGGGTTGTCAACAGCTACGCCCAACAGGTGGACGGCCTGTCCGACGCCGACTACACGGCCTATTTTGATGCCGCCGACGTCTTTAATCAAAAGATCGCCGCCGACCCGGATGCCCTGTACCACGCCGACCGCTTTTCCACCTACAGCACCACGCTGGACGTGACCGGCACCGGCATTATGGGCTACATCACCATTCCCCGCATCGGGGTGGAGCTGCCCATCTATCACGGCACCAGCGACGCCGTGCTGCAGGTGGCCGCAGGCCATCTGGAAGGCACCAGCCTGCCGGTGGGCGGCGAGAGCACCCACGCCGTGATCTCGGCACACCGCGGCCTGCCCAGCGCCAAGCTGTTCACCCATCTGGACCGACTGGAGGTGGGCGACACCTTCACCATCACCGTGCTGGACCGGGAGCTGACCTACGAGGTGGACAAGATCTCCATCGTGCTGCCCACCGAGGTGGACGAGCTGAAGGTGGTGGACGGCAAGGACTACGTCACCCTGATGACCTGCACCCCCTACGGCATCAACACCCACCGGCTGCTGGTGCGCGGTCACCGTGTCACCGCCCTGGAGAACCTCAAGCGCATCCGCGTTTCGGCTGACGCCACCCGCATTGAGCCCATCCTCATTGCGCCGCTGCTGGCCGTGCCGCTGCTGCTGCTTTTGCTCATCGGCCTGCTGGTCTCCGGCAGAAAACGCAAACAGAAATGA
- a CDS encoding SpaH/EbpB family LPXTG-anchored major pilin, whose product MKKTFKKLFAALLAAALVLAMAVPAFAETNAPKGSITIDGTVSGETYTIYRMFKLDSYNAESKTYSYTVESAWENFFKTGAGKDYIDLTNGHPTWNAAKSQDSDKAEFAKLALKWATENKVSAAAESQTSTGSDVIFPNLDLGYYLVDSSLGALCGLNTTKPNVTITEKNGQPTIEKEVKNGDAWDTTNDAKIGDTVEFKITIHVKAGAQNYVVTDTMDAGLSFSSGSIQVDGVALNDNNAKLTLKQKEGDPTFTLAFNDSYVAGKVDETIVVTYTATLNKDAVVAGNKNSATLHYGNKQTVNKETTTYTHEFDLVKVDGTANEDGTHTLLNGAKFKLYETKTSDTALRFVKNADGSYRVALDTENGENVTDTIVVNGKVHISGLDKVNYWLDETLAPDGYNKLTERQEVKLSEGSQNATLETGATTWAEGNGGVVVENNAGTVLPSTGGMGTTLFYVIGGGLMVAAVVLLVTKKRMEHKN is encoded by the coding sequence ATGAAAAAGACGTTCAAAAAACTGTTTGCTGCCCTGCTGGCAGCAGCCTTGGTGCTGGCTATGGCCGTGCCTGCTTTTGCAGAGACCAATGCCCCCAAAGGTTCCATCACCATCGACGGCACTGTAAGTGGTGAGACCTACACCATCTACCGCATGTTCAAGCTGGACAGCTACAACGCTGAAAGCAAGACCTATTCCTACACCGTAGAATCGGCTTGGGAGAATTTCTTCAAGACGGGTGCCGGCAAGGACTACATCGACCTGACCAACGGCCACCCCACTTGGAATGCCGCAAAGAGCCAGGATTCTGACAAAGCAGAATTTGCCAAGCTGGCCCTGAAGTGGGCTACCGAAAACAAGGTTTCCGCTGCTGCTGAGTCTCAGACCAGCACCGGAAGCGATGTTATCTTCCCCAACCTGGACCTGGGCTACTATCTGGTGGACAGCTCTCTGGGTGCTCTGTGCGGCCTGAATACCACCAAGCCCAATGTCACCATCACGGAGAAGAACGGCCAGCCCACCATCGAGAAAGAGGTCAAGAACGGTGATGCCTGGGATACCACCAACGACGCCAAGATCGGTGATACCGTGGAGTTCAAGATCACCATCCATGTAAAAGCCGGTGCTCAGAATTATGTGGTCACCGATACCATGGATGCTGGCCTGAGCTTTAGTTCTGGCAGCATCCAGGTCGATGGCGTGGCTCTCAACGACAACAATGCCAAACTGACTCTCAAGCAAAAGGAAGGCGACCCCACCTTCACCCTCGCCTTCAACGACAGCTATGTTGCAGGCAAGGTCGATGAGACGATCGTTGTGACCTACACCGCTACCCTGAACAAGGACGCCGTTGTTGCTGGCAACAAGAACAGCGCAACCCTGCACTACGGCAACAAGCAGACCGTCAACAAGGAGACCACCACTTACACCCACGAGTTCGACCTGGTGAAGGTGGACGGCACGGCAAACGAGGACGGCACCCACACCCTGCTGAACGGTGCTAAGTTCAAGCTGTACGAAACCAAAACCAGCGATACAGCCCTTCGGTTTGTGAAAAATGCGGACGGCAGTTACCGTGTGGCTCTGGACACCGAGAACGGCGAGAATGTTACCGATACCATCGTAGTCAACGGCAAGGTCCACATCTCCGGCCTGGACAAGGTCAACTACTGGCTGGATGAGACCCTTGCTCCTGATGGCTACAACAAGCTCACCGAGCGTCAGGAAGTCAAGCTCAGCGAGGGTTCTCAGAACGCCACTCTGGAGACTGGTGCCACCACCTGGGCCGAGGGCAATGGCGGTGTAGTCGTTGAGAACAACGCCGGCACCGTGCTGCCCAGCACCGGTGGCATGGGCACTACCCTGTTCTATGTCATCGGCGGCGGCCTGATGGTGGCAGCAGTCGTGCTGCTGGTCACCAAGAAGCGCATGGAGCACAAGAACTAA
- the lepB gene encoding signal peptidase I, with amino-acid sequence MKSTEIKFTAIPSTEEVKAERDRLAYRRRYGQVLRSTIYALVVVAAVAVLLATLFLPVLQVSGDSMNPTLEDRDILLLVKSDSMKTGDLCGFYWQNKLLLKRVIGQPGDVISMDEDGHVTVNGTVLDEPYVDELALGECDIRFPYQVPENRYFVLGDHRSVSIDSRSSVIGCVEKSQVVGRVFLRIWPLNRFAVF; translated from the coding sequence ATGAAATCAACCGAGATCAAATTTACGGCCATCCCCTCCACAGAGGAGGTAAAGGCCGAGCGCGACCGTCTGGCCTACCGCCGCCGGTACGGACAGGTACTGCGCAGCACCATTTATGCGCTGGTGGTGGTGGCCGCTGTGGCCGTGCTGCTGGCCACCCTGTTCCTGCCGGTGCTGCAGGTGTCCGGCGACAGCATGAACCCCACGCTGGAGGACCGGGACATTCTGCTGCTGGTCAAGTCCGACAGCATGAAAACCGGCGACCTGTGCGGCTTTTATTGGCAGAACAAGCTCCTGCTCAAGCGTGTGATCGGCCAGCCCGGTGACGTGATCTCCATGGACGAGGACGGCCATGTGACCGTGAACGGCACTGTGCTGGACGAGCCTTATGTGGACGAGCTGGCACTGGGCGAATGTGACATCCGGTTCCCCTATCAGGTGCCGGAGAACCGGTATTTTGTGCTGGGCGACCACCGCTCGGTGTCCATCGACAGCCGCAGCAGCGTGATCGGCTGCGTGGAAAAAAGCCAGGTCGTGGGGCGGGTGTTCCTGCGCATCTGGCCGCTGAACCGCTTTGCGGTATTCTGA
- a CDS encoding InlB B-repeat-containing protein — MKKIFRALTLCLVLLSLLCAAVPAAFAAGNKEDTFYTIGLDACGGVSSTVVLTTNLDGKLTTLPESPTMDGYTFNGWYTEPVGGSRITTATVFTGDTTIYAQWTAKSSSARPTTPTLPVTGGPALQKHLGTLLVAGILVTLVVVAAV; from the coding sequence ATGAAAAAAATTTTCCGAGCATTGACACTCTGTCTGGTCCTGCTCAGCCTGCTGTGTGCGGCAGTGCCTGCCGCCTTTGCCGCAGGAAATAAAGAGGACACCTTTTATACCATCGGTCTGGACGCCTGCGGCGGTGTGAGCTCCACCGTGGTGCTCACCACCAATCTGGACGGCAAACTGACCACCCTGCCGGAGTCTCCCACGATGGACGGCTACACCTTCAACGGCTGGTACACCGAGCCGGTGGGCGGCAGCCGGATCACCACCGCTACCGTGTTCACCGGTGACACCACCATTTATGCCCAGTGGACCGCAAAGTCCAGCTCCGCCAGGCCTACGACCCCTACCCTGCCCGTGACCGGCGGTCCTGCCCTGCAGAAGCATCTGGGCACCCTGCTGGTGGCCGGCATTCTGGTCACGCTGGTGGTCGTGGCCGCCGTCTGA
- a CDS encoding D-alanyl-D-alanine carboxypeptidase, with translation MKRIFALILSFALLLSCLVLPAGAMFDPSPVYQVQAQSAYIVNTDTNIIVYEKDSTKQVSAGGLTKYMTIALVLTNYADQLDNTFQMPFAISDYVHNTSNADMRSNETFTYREALYAMVTRNANEAAMGLAYTLSGGDLDGWVSQMNALSQRIGTTNSTWTDACGIDSGNVTCAVDMYLILRYLMSFDAFVQISGVPTFTMPAKEKHRSPSVLVSQNAALSKSSGGNYYRSAMQGGMCDVTAYKKDSGNQSYVSWANQDGATYIFCVMQSPDTCDTFGYANRRPALYETVRLIDWVFDTFSIQAALDTDLALAEIPVKYSADTDTLQLYPADSMMTLLPSTGDGSVTQKYFHLPDYVCAPIRQGDVVGTVELKLAGETIGVVNLIAGQDVDQNALLLTVAKIREFLGSLYLKVVIVLSVLSAAIYGLWLLLNRWNHRRPTRKIHRR, from the coding sequence ATGAAACGTATTTTTGCACTGATCCTGTCGTTTGCGCTCCTGCTCAGCTGCCTGGTGCTGCCGGCGGGTGCCATGTTCGACCCCTCCCCCGTCTATCAGGTGCAGGCCCAGAGCGCCTACATCGTGAACACCGACACCAACATCATCGTCTACGAAAAGGACAGCACCAAACAGGTCTCCGCCGGGGGCCTGACCAAGTATATGACCATTGCGCTGGTGCTGACCAACTATGCCGACCAGCTGGACAATACCTTCCAGATGCCGTTTGCCATCTCGGACTATGTGCACAACACCAGCAACGCCGACATGCGCTCCAACGAGACTTTCACTTACCGCGAAGCACTGTACGCCATGGTCACCCGCAACGCCAACGAAGCCGCCATGGGCCTTGCCTATACCCTTTCGGGCGGAGACCTGGACGGCTGGGTGAGCCAGATGAACGCCCTGTCCCAGCGCATCGGCACCACGAACAGCACCTGGACGGACGCCTGCGGCATCGACAGCGGCAACGTGACATGCGCTGTGGACATGTACCTGATCCTGCGCTACCTGATGAGCTTTGACGCCTTTGTGCAGATCTCCGGCGTGCCTACCTTTACCATGCCGGCCAAGGAGAAGCACCGGTCTCCGTCGGTGCTGGTCAGCCAGAATGCAGCCCTGAGCAAAAGCAGCGGCGGCAATTACTACCGCAGCGCCATGCAGGGCGGCATGTGCGACGTGACCGCCTACAAGAAGGACAGCGGAAACCAGAGTTACGTTTCCTGGGCCAATCAGGACGGTGCCACCTATATCTTCTGTGTGATGCAAAGCCCCGACACCTGCGACACCTTCGGCTACGCCAACCGCCGCCCGGCCCTGTATGAGACGGTGCGGCTGATCGACTGGGTGTTCGACACCTTTTCCATCCAGGCCGCACTGGACACCGACCTGGCGCTGGCCGAGATCCCGGTGAAGTATTCCGCCGACACCGACACCCTGCAGCTGTATCCGGCCGACAGCATGATGACCCTGCTGCCCTCCACCGGCGACGGCAGCGTGACCCAGAAGTATTTCCACCTGCCGGACTACGTCTGTGCGCCCATCCGGCAGGGCGACGTGGTGGGCACCGTGGAGCTGAAGCTGGCGGGCGAGACCATCGGCGTGGTGAACCTGATCGCCGGGCAGGATGTGGACCAGAACGCCCTGTTGCTCACCGTGGCCAAGATCCGCGAATTTCTGGGCAGTCTGTACCTGAAGGTGGTCATCGTGCTGAGCGTGCTCAGCGCCGCCATCTACGGGCTTTGGCTGCTGCTCAACCGCTGGAACCACCGCCGCCCCACCCGGAAGATCCACCGCCGCTGA
- a CDS encoding metallophosphoesterase — MVYLTGDTHGDLDRFRHGRLRWLGKRDIVVVLGDFGFVWDGSAEEQKKLDWLRKRPYTLLFLDGSHENYDLLAQYPEMERFGGRVQSLGGNVYHVCRGSVLELEGKKYLCFGGAESPDREEREPGVNWWKQEMPSDEEYAACERNLEACGYQVDYVLTHDAPSRFLDFTVLASGETNQLHQFLDKILLKLTYEKWFFGCYHRDVQLSTKSRCVFCDVIPMGDRHAKRLFRR, encoded by the coding sequence ATGGTATATCTGACAGGCGACACCCACGGCGATCTGGACCGGTTCCGGCACGGGCGGCTGCGCTGGCTGGGCAAACGGGACATCGTGGTGGTGCTGGGCGATTTCGGCTTTGTGTGGGACGGCAGCGCAGAAGAACAGAAAAAGCTGGACTGGCTGCGAAAGCGGCCGTATACCCTGCTGTTTCTGGACGGTTCCCACGAAAATTACGACCTGCTGGCCCAATATCCGGAAATGGAGCGGTTCGGCGGCCGGGTGCAGAGCCTGGGCGGCAATGTCTACCATGTGTGCCGCGGCAGCGTGCTGGAGCTGGAGGGCAAAAAGTACCTGTGCTTCGGTGGGGCCGAAAGCCCGGACCGGGAGGAACGGGAGCCGGGCGTGAACTGGTGGAAGCAGGAGATGCCCTCCGATGAAGAATATGCGGCCTGCGAGCGGAACCTGGAAGCCTGCGGCTATCAGGTGGATTATGTGCTCACCCACGACGCGCCAAGCAGATTCCTGGATTTTACGGTGCTGGCCAGCGGCGAGACCAACCAGCTGCACCAGTTCCTGGACAAAATTCTGTTGAAGCTGACCTATGAAAAATGGTTCTTCGGCTGTTATCACCGGGATGTGCAGCTGTCCACCAAGAGTCGCTGCGTGTTCTGCGACGTGATCCCCATGGGGGACCGGCACGCAAAGCGGCTGTTTCGCCGATAG
- a CDS encoding glycosyltransferase: protein MQVTVKLATREGAAHISGILAGFTLLAKRGELTLRVLDARQGSPIAREALLETEIDGRTVVFDLMDGYFYNDPAAVQALFSRADVVFKRSFSAEKNRQFPGDISAKLRPLGLNYYVTCPGSPLDAERSAKSRLKQWALSTRCYPQDFEARLTRVRKKPRILFLTRLWDPEEPAVQRYPDLQAEWRQVNADRIELLHRLQSAFPAQFTGGVSDNTCARRQCPELIVPDMLTGKRAYLHRMQHTEICVASTGLHGSTGWKLAEYVAAGRAIVTEPLRYTLPGGFEEGKNYKTYTSPAQCEEQLRQLLADPAAILAMAQHNADYYQMWLRPEQQVRQALRQLETGEL from the coding sequence ATGCAGGTCACAGTAAAACTTGCCACCCGGGAGGGCGCTGCCCATATCAGCGGCATTCTGGCGGGCTTTACCCTGCTGGCAAAGCGCGGGGAACTGACTTTGCGGGTGTTGGACGCGCGGCAGGGCAGCCCCATTGCCCGGGAGGCGCTGCTGGAAACTGAAATTGACGGCCGCACGGTGGTGTTTGATCTGATGGACGGCTACTTCTACAACGACCCGGCGGCGGTGCAGGCGCTGTTCAGCCGGGCAGATGTGGTGTTCAAGCGCTCCTTTTCGGCTGAGAAGAACCGGCAGTTCCCAGGAGATATCTCCGCAAAGCTGCGGCCGCTGGGTCTGAACTACTACGTTACCTGTCCGGGTTCGCCGTTGGATGCGGAGCGCAGCGCAAAGAGCCGCCTGAAGCAGTGGGCACTTTCCACCCGTTGCTATCCGCAGGACTTTGAAGCCCGGCTGACCCGGGTGCGCAAAAAGCCGCGCATCCTCTTTCTCACCCGTCTGTGGGACCCAGAGGAGCCGGCGGTGCAGCGATATCCGGACTTACAGGCAGAGTGGCGGCAGGTGAACGCAGACCGCATCGAGCTGCTGCACCGGCTGCAAAGCGCCTTCCCGGCGCAGTTCACCGGCGGCGTGTCCGACAACACCTGTGCCCGGCGGCAGTGCCCGGAACTGATCGTGCCGGACATGCTGACCGGCAAGCGCGCCTACCTGCACCGGATGCAGCACACCGAGATCTGTGTGGCTTCTACCGGACTGCACGGCTCTACCGGTTGGAAACTGGCCGAGTATGTGGCGGCGGGACGTGCTATCGTTACCGAGCCGCTGCGGTACACCTTGCCGGGCGGCTTTGAAGAAGGGAAAAACTATAAAACGTATACGTCCCCGGCACAATGTGAGGAGCAGCTGCGGCAGCTGCTGGCAGACCCGGCGGCGATCTTAGCCATGGCGCAGCACAATGCGGACTACTATCAGATGTGGCTGCGGCCGGAACAGCAGGTGCGGCAGGCTTTGCGGCAGCTGGAAACAGGGGAGTTGTAA